The genomic segment cacagagacgcgtacaaagctctccctcgccctccatttggcaaatctgaccataattatatcctcctgattcctgtttataagcaaaaactaaagcaggaagcaccagtgactcggttaataaggaagtggtcagatgacacagatgctaagctacaggactattttgctagcacagactggaatatgttccgggattcctccaatggcattgaggagtacaccacatcagtcactggcttcatcaataagtgcatcaatgacgtcgtgCCCACAGTgcccgtacgtacataccccaaccagaagccatggattacaggcaacatccgcactgagctaaagggtagagctgccgcattcaaggagcgggactctaacccggacgcttataagaaatcctgctatgaactccgatgaaccatcaaacaggcaaagagtcaataaaggactaagattgaatcgtactacaccggctctgacgctcgtcggatgtgacagggcttgcaaactattacagactacaaagggaagcacagccgcgagctgcccagtgacacaagcctaccattCGAGCTacatcacttctatgctcgcttcgaggcaagcaacactgaagcatgcatgagagcatcaactgttccggatgactatgtgatcacgctctctccgtagccgatgtgagtaagacatttaaacaggtcaacattcacaaggccgcagggccagacggattaccaggacgcgtactccgagcatgcgctgaccaactggcaagtgtcatcactgacatttgcaacatgtccctgactaagtctgttataccaacatgtttcaagcagaccaccatagtccctgtgcccaagaacactaagatagcctgcctaaatgactaacgACCCGTAGCActtacgtctgtagccatgaagtgctttgaaaggctggtcatggctcacatcaacaccattatcccagaaaccctagacccactccaatttgcataccgccccaacagatccacagatgatgcaatctctattgcactccacactgccctttcccacctggacaagaggaacacctacgtgagaatgctgttcattgactacagctcagcgttcaacattaTAGTGACCtcaaagcttatcactaagctaaggaccctgggactaaacacctccctctgcaactggatactggacttcctgacgggctgcccccaggtggtaagggtaggtaacaacacatctgccacgctgatcctcaacacgggggcccctcaggggtgcgtgctcagtcccctcctgtactccctgttcactcatgactgcatggccaggcacgactccaacaccatcattacgttttccgacgacacaaccGACAATgaagagacagcctatagggaggaggtcagagacctggccgtgtgatgccaggataacaacctctccctcaatgtgatcaagacaaaggagatgattgtggactacaggaaaaaaaagaggactgagcacacccccattctcatcgacagggctgtagtggaaccggttgagagcttcaagttccttggtgtccacatcaccaacaatctattatggtccaaacacaccaagacagtcgtgaaaagggcacgacaaagcatattccccctcaggaaactgaaaagatttggcatgggtcctcagatcctcaaaaagttatacagctgcaccatcgagagcatcctgactggttgcatcaccgcctggtatggcaactgctcggcctccgaccgcaaggcactacagagggtagtgagtacagcccagtacatcacactGGGGCCAaaattcctgccatccaggacctctataccaggcggtgtcagaggaaggccctaaaagttgtcaaagactccagccaccctagtcatagactgttctctctgctaccgtacggcaagcagtaccggagcgccaagtctaggtccaaaaggcttcttaacagcttctacccccaagccataagactcctgaacagctaatcatggctacccagactatttgcattgtcccaccccaccccacattttacactgctgctacaatctgtttattatctatgcatagtcactttaactctacccacatgtacatattacttaaattacctcgactaacctgtgcccccgcacattgactctgtaccggtaccccctgtatatagcctccctactgtttatttttattttactgctgctcttaattttatttttttacttaacttatttttctttaaactgcattgttggttaagggcttgtaagtaagcatttcattgtaaggtctacacctgttgtaatcggcgcatgtggcaaatacattttgatttaatTTTAGTGTGTCGGATTTACATTccctatgttacgtctagtctcaGAGACCAGGCGGGGAGTTTGGCTGCTGCTGTATCCTTGCAGGGTGGCATGGGTGTCTGGCGGAAGTGCATCATTTGATCATTGCCTGAAGGCAAGGGGTAGGGAAGCAACAGGGCCATGAATCTGATATGAACAGCCAACAACCACCAGAGAATGAAGATGAGAAGTGGGGTCACAAGGGAGAACTTAGAGGGACCTAAGACCCAACAGGCAACACAGCTCTGATCTGGTCCTCAGTGACATGTTCCCAGACAGTCACAGGAGGACAGCTggttgtcagggaggtgacaccATGGATGTGTAATGATGATTCATAAGTCTAAAAGGGGAGGAGTCTTCTAGAAGGAGCAGCAATTCACTGACTACAACAACTCACGGAGGGGTTCTGAAATGCATGTAGAGACTTGGTTATCTTATCAGGAGGAAGAAAGTGAGTTGACAGTTGTGGTTTGTCATAACGAGTGAAACCACTCAAGGAAGTAGAAGAGGACAGCAACAGAACCTAATTCAAAGATAAATAAAGCCATGATATACATTTCTGTTTAACCATAGAACTTGTCATAGCCCATTCAAGTCCATTTTTTAAAACCAACCAAAGTGCTCCCCCATGAGGACACTGAGAATACACAATGAAAACCAAAGTAGTAATGCACCCATAGACATAGCGTTTACATCATTGAACTTACCATATTAATGCCAACGTTAACCAGTTAACCCCAACCTGACTACAATACAAACAGTTGGGTTTATATTGTGTCAGAATTAAGTCTTATACCAAATAAGAAAACCGAGCAGAGGGTTTAGAATGTCACTTTATTTTTCAAACTATTGAGAGATGTTAAACACTGAACAAATAAAGATGTCCCAGTCAAAACTGACCATATCCACATCAATCATCTTTAACATTTATTTATTGCGAGCTGTGTTTGAGTGATATCTCAGTCTGCAATTTACCCATACTGGACCAGTGTTCACTAAGGACCATTGCTTAGAAAAAACGGTGCATATTCCAGCATTATTGGACAAAGAATTTGGAATTGTCCCACACATAAACCTAGTTCCAAGGACAGGAGTAATATGCGGAACAAATCCAGATTTGACATCAAAGGCACATTGGTAGGGATGAATGTAGCGGCACACAGTCTGATCTTCGCCCATCTAAAGTCATGTTATATGTGGAGAACAGTGGCAATGCAAGATGAGAAAAGGAAAAAACTACTTAAATTTACTATCATGTTTGTCACATGGAAAAAGTTAAGAATGTGTGATGGTACCACAGCACTCTCTAGGTTTATGTAGTTTAACAAAAAAGCAAAATAAACAATGCTTGTTCATTCACCATCATGCATGCTTCTCAATGAGTAGAACATTCCTGCAAAACAAACGCTTAAAAGATCTGAGGGAACTTTGACATGGATGTCCAAACTATGCAAAACAATGTTTTACTTGCAGGTGGTGTATTTTTTATCTACACGTACCTTCGTGTCAATTATGAAATTACAAAAGTTATCTACCACTGTATAACTAAATACAAAGGTCTAATTTCTGTACATTCACTAAGGCTGTTCAACTTTAAAAATCTTGTGATGAAATTCCATAAGGCAAATGATAGCTAAAGGAATGGTAACAAGTATAGTTCCCGCATACAAACGTTTCCTTATTTTCTTGTCCACACAATTGTATACAGTTTTAAATGTATTAGCGCTCACATTTCTGCCTGGGTGAGGATTGCTAGAGGATAAGGGAGGAAATACAAATGTACATTtaacaaataaataattcaaaaacTAAACAgattttttaaatactttttggATCGAACACATTCAAAAACAGGCTAAATTTTTTTGCAGAATTTCTTCCGGGAAGAAGTGTATGATGGCATGGGTGCATCAGAACAGAGTGGTGAGGAGATAGATGTGAGGAGTATGGAATGTTGGATAGCTAACGCGTATCGCCAATCAAAAAGAAAAGATTGTGCAAAACAATGGTATGCCTCTTTTGCATTGTAGAACAGGTCAACATTACGTGATGCAAGCAGAAAAGCTCTACAGGTTTTGTACATCTGTTTCGATAAACCTCCCCAAAAAACTGAAAAGGTCAAATAAATAGATGCATACATGATAAGACATTTTAGGAAAAAAAATGTTTCATGTCACAAAGCTTCTTTTAACTGCCAAATAGGTGTCAGTATTCCACTTGCTGGACACATTCGGCTTTACCTGTGCTAGATAAACTCTTTCAACCCCTTCTGAGCATAACTGTGCCTCTACTGGACAGCTCAAACCCAGCCAACCCTCAACTAGAACCGTAGTTTGCAATTCCTTGTTAGTAGCAGCACTGCAAACAGGGGCACATCTTTCCCgcaacttttttttctttttgaaAAAAAGAACTGAAACAGCAGCCCTTTGACCaagcaaacttttttttttttttttaccaaaaccTCATTCGATTATCTCTGAGAGGGAGGCACGGAGGGAGTTTTGCAGTTCTGGCTTTCCCCAACTCACAGTGGGCAAAAAAAATGGTTTTCCTTCCTCTGTCAAGTGAAAGAGAGACACCCCTTCTCCTCAGTCTAGGCAGACGTAAGGCAGGATGTTTAGTTTGCTCTCATCCCCGTGTGGATCCAAAGATATGCACTCCGTCCAGTCGTACCAAGTGCCCTTGGTGTCGCAACAACCGTTTACGCCTTGCCAGTGCTCCGTATGTACTCTGTGGAGGTCCTCGTCAGTCACCTCCCGGCTCACCCCCGGTGTGTCCGTTACCGAGCTGTCCAGCTGCAAGACGTGCACTCCTCGCCTCGCCTCCCTAACATCGCTCTCCTCCCGTTTCAGGTATTCCGACATGAAAAAGTGCGCGCCGGGGGCCTGGACCCCCGAGGATGTTAGCATGTTGCTCTGAAGGTTTAGGTAGGACTGGATGATCTCGTTTCGGGACAGCTCTTTCCAGTTAGTCTGTTGGAAGGGGCTGGGGGTGGGGGGCTGATGCTGGTGTAAGGGCAGGTGAGTCCTCTGCTGGGGCTCAGGGGGAGGTTGCCTTGGGGGTTCCTCCACCTGAGAGGGTTCTTTATGTACCATGGACTTGATCTGCCCAGTCACAGGGTCAAACGTTAGCCTGCGCTCTTTTAACCGCACAGGCTTCATTTGGTCCTCTGTGTCCTGCCCCTGCAGGTTGACAGCGTAGTCTCTGGACCTGTACTTCTTCCTCTTTTTGCGGTCCGAGCTGGAGGCAGCGACTTCTGCCTCAGCCTTGACCACCACTACAGAGGAGGAGGGCGTGGGTCTGTGGAGTTCTGAGCTCTCAGAGTTCGTTGGGGCGGGCTGGGAGGTGGGAGGGAAGACCGGCGGGGGTTCCAGTGTTGCAGTGTTGCGTGGGGAATGGGTGGTGACCTCCGAGGAGCCGGGCCAGTGCAGTGAGGTCCTATGGGCAGGGGGTGGCAGCGCATCCACATGAGACACTTTGGCTGGGGACGTTAAAAACTGGTACGACAGCAAGCAAGGGCTCCGAGCTGGGCTTGGGATAGTCCCTTTTGGTGCATATGTTGAAGAGCGCTTGGACATCGTCTCTTGCTTCATAGTCTGTGGACTCCGCAGACTTGATGAGAGACAGCGGGGGCTTTTGGCTTGATACGACCCCCCTCCTCCTTCATCCAGCCTTGCCTGCTGCTGTAACACAGCAGTCTTGAGTAAAGAGGAAGTGCTAGGTAGTTTAGTGAGGCCCGGGGAGCTGGGGTGAGGCTTAACAGCATTGACAGGGATTCTACTGTGTTTGTCATTCTCTAGGTGCTCTGTCCGGGCCCTGTCCGGCGATGGGGGAGCCTCAGGGCTACCTGCAATCCCATTTGTGGGTGGTGGTGGCGGGGTGGAGTTGTGCATCTGCTCGTAGGGGGACATCTTGGAGATTTTGGCCGGTAAATGCACACTGTCCCTTTGCTCCCCTCTACGCTTTCTGATGCTTGACTTCTCCGCTTTCGGCGAGTGGGTGTTGTGGACGTCATTTCTAGTTTTGACTTCTGGGACACCCTTGCCTGCCAGTGAGACGTCAGGGGGTGGAACGTCAGTCTGACAGGGGTGGGCACTGCCATTGGCAGAGCCCGGGACACAAACGGCCCCCCGCAATGGAGTCTCATTTTGCCCCGGCTCGATCAATTTCTGCCAGCTCCGCAAAAGCTTCTTGGCACGCTTGGCAAGGTCTTCATCCTTGGTCTTCTTCCTCACATCATTGATCAGTTTCCCCAAGCGAGTTTCCTAAGTTGGTAATAAAACAGTATAA from the Coregonus clupeaformis isolate EN_2021a chromosome 14, ASM2061545v1, whole genome shotgun sequence genome contains:
- the LOC121580763 gene encoding mediator of RNA polymerase II transcription subunit 26-like isoform X2, producing MTTASATPQQMRDRLLQAIDSHSNICNMVAVLEVITYLEKFPITKEALEETRLGKLINDVRKKTKDEDLAKRAKKLLRSWQKLIEPGQNETPLRGAVCVPGSANGSAHPCQTDVPPPDVSLAGKGVPEVKTRNDVHNTHSPKAEKSSIRKRRGEQRDSVHLPAKISKMSPYEQMHNSTPPPPPTNGIAGSPEAPPSPDRARTEHLENDKHSRIPVNAVKPHPSSPGLTKLPSTSSLLKTAVLQQQARLDEGGGGSYQAKSPRCLSSSLRSPQTMKQETMSKRSSTYAPKGTIPSPARSPCLLSYQFLTSPAKVSHVDALPPPAHRTSLHWPGSSEVTTHSPRNTATLEPPPVFPPTSQPAPTNSESSELHRPTPSSSVVVVKAEAEVAASSSDRKKRKKYRSRDYAVNLQGQDTEDQMKPVRLKERRLTFDPVTGQIKSMVHKEPSQVEEPPRQPPPEPQQRTHLPLHQHQPPTPSPFQQTNWKELSRNEIIQSYLNLQSNMLTSSGVQAPGAHFFMSEYLKREESDVREARRGVHVLQLDSSVTDTPGVSREVTDEDLHRVHTEHWQGVNGCCDTKGTWYDWTECISLDPHGDESKLNILPYVCLD
- the LOC121580763 gene encoding mediator of RNA polymerase II transcription subunit 26-like isoform X1 codes for the protein MTTASATPQQMRDRLLQAIDSHSNQICNMVAVLEVITYLEKFPITKEALEETRLGKLINDVRKKTKDEDLAKRAKKLLRSWQKLIEPGQNETPLRGAVCVPGSANGSAHPCQTDVPPPDVSLAGKGVPEVKTRNDVHNTHSPKAEKSSIRKRRGEQRDSVHLPAKISKMSPYEQMHNSTPPPPPTNGIAGSPEAPPSPDRARTEHLENDKHSRIPVNAVKPHPSSPGLTKLPSTSSLLKTAVLQQQARLDEGGGGSYQAKSPRCLSSSLRSPQTMKQETMSKRSSTYAPKGTIPSPARSPCLLSYQFLTSPAKVSHVDALPPPAHRTSLHWPGSSEVTTHSPRNTATLEPPPVFPPTSQPAPTNSESSELHRPTPSSSVVVVKAEAEVAASSSDRKKRKKYRSRDYAVNLQGQDTEDQMKPVRLKERRLTFDPVTGQIKSMVHKEPSQVEEPPRQPPPEPQQRTHLPLHQHQPPTPSPFQQTNWKELSRNEIIQSYLNLQSNMLTSSGVQAPGAHFFMSEYLKREESDVREARRGVHVLQLDSSVTDTPGVSREVTDEDLHRVHTEHWQGVNGCCDTKGTWYDWTECISLDPHGDESKLNILPYVCLD